A window of Terriglobus sp. RCC_193 contains these coding sequences:
- a CDS encoding S10 family peptidase: MRFSLLSHHLALAAVLCVSASCFAQEHGDEPSQGTPPAAAKDAAKDAKDKPSFPPLPADAHVDQSITVDGKPLKYTVTVGTLPVRNADGKVAGQVVFTSYTVPGANRPVTFALNGGPGAASVYLNFGAIGPKRVPFGEDNSSPSDTPTLVDNPGTWLDFTDLVFIDPIGTGFSRSEVPEAEAKKLFYAPTADVNYLSRIIYDWLLKNGRMMSRKYLIGESYGGFRGPRITRYLQTELGVGLNGVVLVSPYLNPSITDNGDLSPLPWIVTMPSMAAANMERQGKLTSAAMKDVIDYAEGEYATDLIRGSSDPATKERMVTKVTQLTGLDPDFVRAEGGRIEPDVFLREVHRKEGKLGSVYDSNVTAMDPFPYNRDQKTGDPILDTIIAPLTQSMVHFVTQTVGWKVDARYNALSYDVNRLWDRSGRDERSGSGTQLRQAVAADPKLHVLIVHGWNDLSCPFMGSIVTVNQMPVMGSPNRISIKEYPGGHMFYTRPASQASMKHDVRELFVNH, from the coding sequence ATGCGATTTTCCCTGCTTTCTCATCACCTGGCGCTGGCCGCTGTACTGTGTGTTTCTGCTTCCTGCTTTGCCCAGGAACACGGCGATGAACCGTCGCAGGGAACTCCTCCTGCTGCAGCAAAGGATGCAGCCAAGGATGCCAAGGACAAGCCATCGTTTCCGCCGTTGCCTGCAGATGCGCATGTGGACCAGAGCATTACTGTGGACGGTAAGCCGCTGAAGTACACCGTGACGGTGGGCACGCTGCCGGTGCGTAATGCGGACGGCAAAGTCGCGGGGCAGGTTGTCTTCACCTCCTATACAGTGCCGGGTGCGAATCGGCCTGTGACGTTTGCGTTGAATGGTGGCCCTGGCGCTGCCAGCGTTTACCTGAACTTTGGAGCCATTGGCCCAAAGCGTGTTCCATTTGGCGAGGACAACTCTTCGCCCTCCGATACGCCCACGCTGGTGGACAATCCTGGAACGTGGCTGGACTTTACCGATCTGGTCTTTATTGATCCCATCGGCACGGGCTTCAGCCGTTCGGAGGTGCCGGAGGCCGAAGCGAAGAAGTTGTTCTATGCACCAACCGCGGATGTGAACTACCTGTCGCGCATCATCTATGACTGGTTGCTGAAGAACGGCCGGATGATGTCGCGGAAGTATCTGATCGGCGAAAGCTATGGCGGTTTCCGCGGTCCGCGCATTACCCGCTATCTGCAGACGGAGCTGGGTGTGGGGCTGAACGGCGTGGTGCTGGTATCGCCTTATCTGAATCCGAGCATTACCGATAACGGGGACCTGTCACCGCTCCCGTGGATTGTGACCATGCCGTCGATGGCAGCTGCGAACATGGAGCGCCAGGGCAAACTGACGTCTGCAGCCATGAAGGACGTTATTGATTACGCCGAGGGGGAATATGCCACCGATCTGATCCGTGGCAGCTCTGACCCCGCGACGAAGGAACGCATGGTCACGAAGGTGACGCAGCTTACCGGACTGGACCCTGACTTTGTACGTGCCGAGGGTGGCCGCATCGAGCCGGACGTCTTTCTGCGAGAAGTTCATCGCAAGGAAGGCAAGCTGGGTAGCGTCTATGACTCGAATGTTACGGCGATGGATCCGTTCCCATATAACCGCGACCAGAAGACCGGCGATCCCATCCTGGATACGATCATTGCTCCGCTGACACAGAGCATGGTTCATTTCGTGACGCAGACGGTGGGATGGAAGGTGGATGCCCGATATAACGCGCTCAGCTATGACGTGAACCGTTTATGGGATCGTTCTGGCCGGGATGAGCGTAGTGGATCGGGAACGCAGCTGCGGCAGGCGGTGGCAGCCGACCCGAAACTACATGTTTTGATCGTTCACGGATGGAATGATCTGTCCTGCCCGTTCATGGGATCGATCGTTACGGTGAATCAAATGCCGGTAATGGGGTCTCCAAACAGAATTTCTATCAAGGAATACCCCGGAGGACACATGTTCTATACACGTCCAGCAAGCCAGGCGAGTATGAAACACGATGTTCGTGAACTTTTTGTAAATCACTGA
- a CDS encoding sodium:solute symporter, with protein sequence MSLYGIVIGLIVVTLLAVSLSRVRQVRTKADYLVAGRTLPAVVLVFTLLSSWIGSGSLLGGAENAYRHGFAALWQGGGGWAGLALIFFIAPRARKFAKFTIPDLLEARYNQTARVLGVIAVLFTYTAITSYQLIGGGDILHLIFPDRVSAVMGRYIIAGFVIIFTAIAGMGSVAYMDVVIGSLATVTILVSLPILIHLTGGWHAVHAALPATHFMVLGDITPVQAVELFLPTCLLMLGNQSMYQKFFSAKSERDARNAVVGWVIGTVILETAIVALALVGSAMFPTGEVSQHPREILAYVAMNGLRGNAMLEFLGALMMGAIFAKIISTANNYLFSPATNLVNDVFVRYVRPTAGDREVLLVSRLMVVLLGVWALWQSLGTESVLKKSLYAYTIYSAALTPVILAAFFWKRATAAGAVTSIALGTVVTVGWDSAWVHRVFPAVIAERDAILPALLVSLLALLIVSLMTPKPTEEQLQPFQV encoded by the coding sequence ATGAGTCTTTATGGGATTGTGATTGGGCTGATCGTGGTGACACTGCTTGCGGTGTCGCTCTCGCGCGTTCGGCAGGTGCGTACGAAAGCGGATTACCTGGTGGCGGGGCGAACACTACCTGCGGTTGTGCTCGTCTTCACGCTGCTCTCAAGCTGGATCGGTTCAGGGTCGCTGCTGGGCGGCGCGGAGAACGCGTATCGTCATGGCTTTGCGGCGTTGTGGCAGGGCGGCGGCGGATGGGCCGGGTTGGCCCTGATCTTCTTCATTGCACCGCGTGCGCGCAAGTTTGCAAAGTTCACGATTCCGGATTTGCTTGAGGCTCGTTATAACCAGACGGCGCGCGTGCTTGGCGTGATTGCGGTGCTGTTCACTTACACGGCCATCACCAGCTATCAGTTGATTGGTGGCGGCGACATTCTTCATCTCATCTTTCCGGACCGTGTAAGCGCCGTGATGGGGCGCTACATTATTGCTGGCTTCGTCATTATCTTTACGGCGATTGCCGGCATGGGGTCCGTAGCGTATATGGATGTGGTGATTGGCTCGTTGGCAACGGTAACGATCCTGGTGTCACTCCCGATCCTGATTCATCTGACGGGCGGATGGCACGCGGTTCATGCGGCGCTTCCCGCAACGCACTTCATGGTGCTGGGTGACATTACGCCGGTGCAGGCGGTGGAATTGTTTCTGCCTACGTGCCTGTTGATGCTGGGTAATCAGTCGATGTATCAGAAGTTCTTTTCCGCGAAGAGCGAACGGGATGCACGCAACGCCGTGGTGGGGTGGGTGATTGGCACGGTAATTCTGGAGACAGCAATTGTGGCGCTGGCACTGGTTGGCTCCGCGATGTTCCCCACGGGAGAAGTGAGCCAGCATCCGCGTGAGATTCTTGCGTATGTAGCGATGAACGGACTGCGCGGCAACGCCATGCTGGAGTTCCTGGGGGCGCTGATGATGGGTGCGATCTTTGCCAAAATTATCTCCACGGCGAACAACTATCTTTTCAGTCCGGCGACGAATCTGGTGAATGATGTGTTCGTTCGTTATGTGCGCCCGACGGCGGGTGATCGCGAAGTTCTGCTGGTGTCGCGGTTGATGGTGGTGCTGCTGGGCGTGTGGGCGTTGTGGCAATCGCTGGGCACAGAGAGTGTGCTGAAGAAGAGTCTTTATGCCTACACGATTTATTCGGCTGCGCTGACGCCGGTGATCCTGGCGGCGTTCTTCTGGAAGCGAGCCACGGCTGCGGGTGCGGTGACTTCGATTGCGCTGGGAACTGTGGTGACGGTGGGATGGGATAGTGCGTGGGTGCATCGTGTGTTTCCTGCTGTGATTGCAGAGCGCGATGCGATTCTGCCGGCGCTGCTGGTGAGCCTGTTGGCACTGCTGATCGTGAGTTTGATGACGCCGAAGCCAACGGAGGAGCAGTTACAGCCGTTCCAGGTATGA
- a CDS encoding NAD(P)/FAD-dependent oxidoreductase, translating into MSTGGVRKRVLIVGGGFAGLKAAEALKNADVSITLVDRRNHHTFQPLLYQVALAVLSPNEIAQPIRAILRSPNTQVLMDEVVGFDTAAQRASLKSGVLLEYDYLILATGSTHSYFGREDWAPLAPGLKTIEDAVEIRRRVLLAFELAEGEMQETGRHPALNFVVIGGGPTGVELAGAISDIAKLYIRRDFRHIDPAKAQVVILEGSPTILGPYPPDLQKKAVEQLAALGVQVRTNTRVTDVKPGYVMVGDERMDAVVTLWAAGVKASPLGALLGVPLDKRGCVIVDGQLHPEGHPEIFVCGDLAAANSEGKPVPGVAQPAMQMGEYAGRSIALEVRGEQMKKPFIYADKGDMATIGRSAAVANVKWPFKGHLSGFPAWLTWLLVHIFFLIGFRNRFSVFRNWAYTYAFFEEGSRLIVGDQTLPGWDAQDHPEGDLTTKPISQS; encoded by the coding sequence ATGTCAACAGGTGGTGTGCGCAAACGGGTATTGATTGTGGGCGGCGGCTTTGCCGGATTGAAGGCCGCGGAAGCATTGAAGAACGCGGACGTCAGCATCACGCTGGTGGATCGTCGCAATCACCACACATTTCAACCACTGCTCTATCAGGTAGCACTTGCAGTGCTATCGCCGAATGAGATTGCACAGCCGATTCGTGCGATTCTTCGTTCGCCGAATACGCAGGTGTTGATGGATGAGGTGGTGGGTTTTGATACAGCAGCACAGCGCGCTTCGCTGAAGAGCGGCGTGCTGCTGGAGTATGACTACCTGATCCTGGCCACAGGCTCGACACATTCCTACTTTGGCAGGGAAGACTGGGCTCCGCTGGCGCCGGGGTTGAAGACGATTGAAGATGCGGTGGAGATTCGCCGCCGCGTGCTGCTTGCCTTTGAACTTGCTGAAGGCGAGATGCAGGAGACGGGGCGACATCCGGCGTTGAACTTTGTCGTGATCGGTGGCGGCCCTACAGGTGTTGAACTTGCCGGTGCGATCTCTGACATTGCGAAGCTGTATATCCGCCGCGACTTTCGCCACATTGATCCGGCAAAGGCGCAGGTGGTGATTCTGGAAGGCTCGCCCACCATCCTGGGCCCGTACCCGCCTGACCTGCAGAAGAAGGCGGTGGAACAGCTTGCGGCGCTTGGTGTGCAGGTTCGCACCAATACACGCGTGACCGACGTGAAGCCTGGTTACGTGATGGTGGGCGACGAACGCATGGATGCCGTGGTGACGTTGTGGGCTGCGGGTGTGAAGGCTTCCCCGCTGGGTGCGCTGTTGGGTGTACCGCTGGATAAACGCGGCTGCGTGATTGTGGATGGACAGCTTCATCCGGAAGGGCATCCCGAGATTTTTGTCTGCGGCGATCTTGCGGCTGCGAACAGCGAAGGGAAGCCGGTTCCCGGAGTGGCGCAGCCGGCCATGCAAATGGGCGAATATGCGGGACGGTCGATTGCCCTGGAAGTGCGCGGGGAACAGATGAAGAAGCCGTTTATCTATGCGGATAAGGGCGACATGGCCACCATTGGTCGCAGCGCAGCCGTGGCCAATGTGAAGTGGCCGTTCAAGGGTCACCTCAGCGGATTTCCCGCATGGCTCACATGGCTGCTGGTCCACATCTTCTTTCTCATTGGTTTCCGCAATCGCTTTTCGGTCTTCCGTAACTGGGCTTATACGTATGCGTTCTTTGAGGAAGGTTCTCGTCTTATCGTGGGCGACCAGACGCTGCCGGGATGGGATGCGCAGGACCACCCTGAAGGTGATCTGACGACGAAACCCATTTCGCAGTCCTGA
- a CDS encoding RidA family protein: MLTRRLFATSTALAAFIPAAKAAAKSAKQIFAANPNATPKPPYSPAVGFGALLFVSGKASYNAADPKDIRSCVRYAFDQVEAELKNAGSSMENVLKVQVFLRNMDDYAAMNEIFSERFPKDPPARTTIAAIIPRESLVEIDVIAGR, encoded by the coding sequence ATGCTGACACGACGCTTGTTTGCTACCTCAACTGCACTTGCAGCATTCATCCCTGCCGCTAAAGCCGCGGCGAAATCTGCCAAGCAGATTTTTGCTGCAAATCCAAACGCAACTCCGAAGCCGCCGTACTCACCTGCGGTCGGCTTCGGAGCTTTGCTCTTCGTCTCCGGCAAAGCCTCTTATAACGCAGCAGACCCGAAAGACATCCGCTCGTGCGTTCGTTATGCCTTTGACCAGGTGGAAGCAGAACTGAAGAACGCGGGATCGTCTATGGAAAACGTGCTTAAAGTGCAGGTCTTCTTGCGCAACATGGATGACTACGCCGCAATGAACGAGATATTTTCCGAGCGCTTTCCCAAAGATCCCCCCGCCCGCACAACCATCGCAGCCATCATCCCGCGCGAAAGCCTGGTTGAGATCGACGTGATCGCCGGTCGATAG
- a CDS encoding Gfo/Idh/MocA family protein, translating into MATAKKVGQGSKVRYAVVGAGWISQTALLPGVEHTGNSEVTAIVTGHEYKAEKLSEKYPTIQHSYSYEEYDQFLKDDVADAIYLATPNWDHVELAVKTLEAGLHLLLEKPMAVSVEQCQQIIKASQKSGAKLMVAYRLHFEPGTLKALKIARSGKLGKLRYFNSSFSQPVSRFNHRAKSGYWAGPIPDMGPYPINMVRTVFGAEPIEVYAAGWKTDEKFNFEDTVAVTLKFEEGRIGSFVLSYNAQDLDDFRITGDLGSLFSSPAYAMPGGMKHTLMIGEKESNESFGKTDQFGGELKYFSECVIEDRNPEPDGEEGMLDVRVLVACEQSLKTGMPVKLQPYRRTRRATLDQEEKLSPVKIPELVGANKPSEGGSNGEEQEAPQEAQRVA; encoded by the coding sequence ATGGCAACAGCGAAGAAGGTGGGGCAGGGAAGCAAGGTGCGGTATGCAGTGGTGGGTGCGGGATGGATCTCGCAGACAGCGCTCCTGCCCGGCGTGGAACACACCGGAAACTCTGAAGTGACGGCCATTGTGACTGGCCATGAATACAAGGCCGAAAAACTATCGGAAAAATACCCCACCATCCAGCACAGCTATAGCTACGAGGAATATGACCAGTTTCTGAAAGACGATGTTGCGGATGCGATCTATCTTGCAACTCCGAACTGGGATCATGTGGAACTTGCTGTCAAGACACTGGAGGCAGGGCTGCACCTGCTGTTGGAAAAGCCCATGGCTGTGAGTGTGGAGCAGTGCCAGCAGATCATTAAGGCATCGCAGAAAAGCGGTGCAAAGCTGATGGTGGCGTATCGATTGCACTTTGAGCCCGGCACGCTGAAAGCCCTGAAGATCGCGCGCTCTGGGAAGCTGGGCAAGCTCCGTTACTTCAACTCAAGTTTCTCGCAGCCGGTGAGCCGATTCAATCATCGTGCGAAGAGTGGCTACTGGGCCGGTCCGATTCCGGATATGGGCCCCTATCCCATCAATATGGTGCGCACGGTCTTTGGCGCGGAACCCATTGAGGTGTATGCAGCGGGATGGAAGACGGACGAGAAGTTCAACTTTGAAGATACCGTCGCTGTGACACTGAAGTTTGAAGAGGGCCGTATCGGCTCATTCGTTCTAAGCTACAACGCACAGGACCTGGATGATTTTCGTATTACGGGCGACTTGGGGTCGTTGTTCAGCAGTCCGGCATATGCCATGCCCGGCGGCATGAAACACACCCTGATGATCGGCGAGAAGGAATCAAACGAAAGCTTTGGGAAGACCGACCAGTTTGGCGGTGAATTGAAGTACTTTTCTGAGTGCGTGATCGAAGATCGTAATCCCGAGCCGGACGGGGAAGAAGGCATGCTGGATGTGCGCGTGCTGGTGGCGTGCGAACAATCGTTGAAGACAGGAATGCCTGTAAAGCTGCAACCCTATCGCCGTACGCGTCGCGCAACATTGGATCAGGAAGAAAAGCTGAGCCCTGTGAAGATTCCGGAGTTGGTCGGCGCGAACAAACCCAGTGAAGGCGGGAGCAATGGTGAAGAGCAGGAAGCTCCGCAGGAGGCTCAGCGCGTCGCGTAA
- a CDS encoding branched-chain amino acid transaminase, protein MPIQTTDKIWHNGTLIPWADANIHVMSHVVHYGSSVFEGIRAYTQGEKAGIFRLREHMQRFIDSARIYRMPIPYSLDELCQAVVDVVDVNNVAPCYIRPVAFRGYGEIGVNPLKSPVEVYIANFPWGKYVPGNQGADVCVSSWNRLAPNTMPSLAKAGANYMNSQLIRMEAEINGYVEGIALDRNGYLSEGSGENLFLIREGKLFTSPLANSVLNGITRASVIQIAKDFGIEVVEQSMPRELLYLCDEAFFTGTAAEVSHLRSVDRILIGDGSMGPVTKKLHDEFFALVNGGKSDRYNWLTPVKVRSAELTQA, encoded by the coding sequence ATGCCCATCCAAACCACAGACAAAATCTGGCACAACGGAACACTGATTCCGTGGGCGGACGCCAACATCCACGTGATGTCGCACGTGGTGCATTACGGCTCGTCCGTTTTTGAAGGGATTCGCGCCTATACACAAGGCGAGAAGGCGGGTATCTTCCGACTTCGTGAGCACATGCAGCGCTTTATTGATTCCGCGCGCATTTATCGCATGCCGATTCCCTATTCCCTTGACGAGCTTTGCCAGGCAGTTGTCGATGTGGTCGATGTAAATAACGTAGCTCCCTGCTACATCCGTCCCGTGGCTTTCCGCGGATACGGTGAGATCGGTGTCAACCCGCTCAAGTCGCCGGTTGAGGTCTACATCGCAAACTTCCCCTGGGGCAAGTATGTTCCGGGCAACCAGGGCGCAGACGTCTGCGTGTCCAGTTGGAACCGCCTTGCGCCAAACACCATGCCGTCGCTTGCGAAGGCCGGCGCCAACTACATGAACTCGCAGTTGATCCGCATGGAAGCCGAGATCAACGGCTACGTGGAAGGCATCGCGCTCGATCGCAACGGCTATCTCTCAGAAGGCTCGGGCGAGAACCTGTTCCTCATCCGCGAGGGCAAGCTCTTCACTTCACCACTGGCGAACAGTGTGCTCAACGGCATCACGCGCGCCTCGGTCATTCAGATCGCGAAGGACTTCGGCATTGAAGTCGTGGAGCAGTCGATGCCGCGCGAACTCCTCTACCTGTGCGATGAAGCCTTCTTCACCGGCACAGCCGCAGAGGTTTCGCACCTGCGCTCGGTGGATCGCATCCTTATCGGCGACGGCTCGATGGGCCCTGTCACGAAGAAGCTGCACGATGAGTTCTTCGCGCTGGTCAACGGCGGTAAGAGTGATCGCTACAACTGGCTCACGCCGGTCAAGGTGCGAAGCGCAGAGTTGACTCAGGCGTAA
- a CDS encoding IPT/TIG domain-containing protein — MKRAALLVLFFCVGILHAANPRWVAGSQWTNAGKPMSWYRNDVKYFVDAGPLSSAVNHDAAVSLVDAAASVWNLSALPFTLKNGGVLAEDVSSSNVYMGSSGLVWPTDASSSSYASTQIAVVLDADGSITDALLGSGASAPANCRTNGVTESVDLFIQPGKIAHARIVVNGRCSGTVAEQQLQLQYQLMRVFGRVLGIGWSQVNDNVFTGTPAPTYAQQMHWPIMHPLDIICGPYTYQCLPQPFTLREDDIAAMWLLYADSTTSYIAANMIKMNGNVYSAGARPLGGMNLTITRYQRWGSYGVDAFQSVSNVTGFNMSFDRGNPVTGASGDTQGIYGPILGDVMSTFNFGAIPLTTGTYVTLSSEPVNPLYKGAYAVGPYQMGGPSPSGSAISISNGAYSPGANVYVSYMVPDAAADCSVAQDGTESAPGRVPSNGTWSSRLCGVGHSSWMGFAVKAGRTATVEVTATDEAGNATSSKAMPLIGMWHGSDATGTLPGLAAQTVAFNGARIGMSQLRASFSAAENIRFVITDARGDGRPDYTYRARVLYADAVSPTRLSSSGGTVVITGTGFAAGNVVTIGGVAANVVSISSTSIHVVAPALGSSGAKDVTVTDLSTGGSTTITGAITYGGASSDVLAITSQPAASVVVGAPTLLSLQLTDGSGAAVRNGEITVSAPAGSIVVGVCNLAKCALVTDANGVAQTYITPSAAGAITVRAVSSGGSAVQASFTATAVSRAVTLLRPTEYVAAGAGAVFTPAVVVTENGAAAAGTSVMWTASTTRAGFTASVSMANASGLSNIATTGSLRDGEAATVQACAWSTVCSMQNLIGVAAANLRVAVVSGDAQSLSATDSLSRVALRVLDTYGNPVAGATVAVYQAASGWQPPCTTGRCATAPVYGTMASSVVSDDDGLVTVLPLQYANTAAVTKITASVGTQGAITITLVKTP; from the coding sequence GTGAAACGGGCGGCACTGCTTGTTTTGTTTTTTTGTGTGGGCATTTTGCATGCGGCCAACCCGCGATGGGTGGCGGGATCGCAGTGGACCAATGCGGGCAAGCCGATGAGCTGGTATCGCAACGATGTGAAGTATTTTGTCGATGCGGGGCCATTGAGCTCTGCTGTGAATCACGATGCTGCCGTGTCGCTGGTGGATGCTGCGGCGTCTGTATGGAATCTCAGCGCGTTGCCGTTCACGTTGAAGAATGGTGGAGTGCTGGCTGAGGATGTCAGCTCGAGCAATGTGTACATGGGGTCAAGCGGACTGGTCTGGCCCACGGATGCTTCCAGCAGCAGCTATGCGTCGACACAGATTGCCGTGGTGCTTGATGCGGATGGCTCCATTACGGATGCGCTGCTGGGTTCCGGCGCCAGCGCGCCTGCCAATTGCCGCACGAATGGTGTGACGGAATCGGTGGATCTGTTTATTCAGCCGGGCAAGATTGCACATGCGCGCATTGTGGTGAATGGTCGATGCAGTGGAACTGTCGCGGAACAGCAACTGCAGCTTCAGTATCAACTGATGCGAGTCTTCGGCCGCGTGCTGGGGATTGGCTGGTCGCAGGTCAACGACAACGTTTTTACAGGGACGCCGGCGCCGACTTATGCACAGCAGATGCACTGGCCCATCATGCACCCGTTGGATATTATCTGCGGGCCATATACATACCAGTGCCTGCCGCAGCCGTTTACGCTGCGTGAGGATGACATCGCGGCCATGTGGCTGCTGTACGCGGATAGTACAACGTCCTATATCGCCGCGAACATGATCAAGATGAATGGCAATGTTTACTCTGCCGGAGCGCGACCCCTGGGTGGTATGAACCTTACCATCACGCGTTACCAGAGATGGGGAAGTTATGGCGTAGATGCTTTTCAGTCCGTCTCGAATGTCACTGGATTCAATATGTCTTTTGATCGGGGAAACCCGGTCACCGGGGCATCCGGAGATACACAGGGCATCTACGGGCCAATTCTGGGCGATGTTATGTCGACGTTTAATTTTGGCGCTATTCCACTCACGACCGGAACCTACGTCACGCTTTCTTCTGAGCCTGTGAACCCGCTTTACAAGGGGGCATATGCCGTGGGCCCGTACCAGATGGGAGGCCCTTCTCCTTCGGGATCGGCCATCTCCATTAGCAATGGTGCGTATTCGCCAGGCGCGAACGTCTACGTTTCGTACATGGTTCCTGACGCGGCGGCGGATTGTTCGGTTGCGCAGGATGGGACGGAGAGTGCGCCGGGGAGGGTTCCATCGAATGGCACATGGTCTTCGCGGCTTTGCGGTGTCGGTCATTCCTCATGGATGGGTTTTGCGGTGAAAGCAGGCCGGACCGCAACGGTGGAAGTAACGGCGACAGACGAAGCTGGCAATGCGACCAGCAGTAAGGCGATGCCATTGATCGGCATGTGGCATGGATCGGATGCCACGGGGACATTACCCGGACTTGCCGCACAGACAGTTGCTTTCAACGGCGCGCGTATCGGGATGTCGCAGTTGCGGGCCTCGTTTTCTGCAGCAGAGAATATTCGTTTTGTGATCACCGATGCGCGTGGTGATGGTCGTCCGGATTACACCTATCGTGCGCGTGTTCTTTATGCGGATGCGGTTTCGCCGACGCGGCTCTCCTCCTCTGGAGGAACGGTGGTCATCACGGGAACGGGGTTTGCGGCGGGAAACGTGGTCACCATTGGTGGCGTGGCTGCGAACGTTGTCAGTATTTCCTCCACTTCTATTCATGTGGTTGCGCCTGCGCTGGGTTCCAGTGGGGCGAAGGATGTTACCGTCACGGATCTTTCTACCGGCGGTTCCACCACGATCACCGGTGCGATCACTTATGGCGGCGCTTCGTCTGATGTACTTGCGATAACTTCGCAGCCCGCTGCTTCGGTTGTTGTGGGAGCGCCCACACTTCTCTCGCTGCAATTAACAGATGGGAGTGGTGCTGCTGTTCGTAACGGTGAGATTACTGTCTCGGCACCTGCGGGAAGCATCGTTGTGGGGGTATGCAACCTTGCGAAATGCGCGTTGGTGACGGATGCCAACGGTGTGGCGCAGACCTACATTACACCCAGCGCGGCTGGCGCCATCACGGTGCGTGCTGTTTCTTCGGGTGGCTCGGCGGTTCAGGCTTCGTTCACTGCGACGGCGGTATCGCGGGCTGTGACGTTGCTGCGGCCCACCGAGTATGTGGCCGCCGGTGCCGGGGCTGTCTTTACGCCTGCTGTGGTTGTTACGGAGAATGGTGCGGCGGCTGCCGGCACATCGGTCATGTGGACCGCGTCCACAACGCGCGCGGGATTTACTGCCTCTGTTTCCATGGCGAATGCATCGGGATTGTCGAATATCGCCACGACAGGATCGTTACGTGATGGTGAAGCGGCCACGGTGCAGGCGTGCGCGTGGAGTACGGTGTGCAGTATGCAGAACCTTATCGGAGTTGCCGCTGCGAATCTGCGTGTGGCGGTGGTCAGTGGCGATGCGCAGAGCCTCTCCGCGACGGATTCCCTCAGTAGGGTAGCTCTGCGCGTTTTGGATACGTACGGGAATCCTGTTGCTGGTGCAACGGTTGCGGTGTATCAGGCGGCGTCGGGATGGCAGCCCCCCTGCACCACCGGCAGATGCGCTACTGCTCCGGTCTACGGCACGATGGCATCCAGTGTCGTCAGTGATGACGATGGACTGGTGACGGTGTTGCCACTGCAATACGCGAATACCGCTGCGGTGACAAAGATCACGGCGTCTGTCGGGACGCAGGGAGCCATTACGATTACGCTGGTGAAGACGCCCTGA
- a CDS encoding class I SAM-dependent methyltransferase gives MSPTHAPGTDYGVDAPAVMRNLFLIGFACLLAGLLLPPVLHLGPVALETRPMFLWPAAFLIGEALLFLLYVKYGKFRHRDFILRMHTWRGDEQVLDVGCGRGLLLAGAAKKLTTGHATGIDIWSTEDMGGNAEAATLHNLQLEGIADRCTLVSVPAQDITFPKESFDVIVSNLCLHNIYSKSHRTYALNHIVRVLKPGGIALISDYKLTSEYADYFHRNGLEVTAKRGSFLTTFPPLKVVIARKPA, from the coding sequence ATGTCCCCAACTCACGCTCCCGGAACCGACTACGGCGTTGACGCACCTGCCGTCATGCGCAACCTGTTTCTCATCGGCTTTGCTTGTCTGTTAGCGGGACTGCTGCTTCCTCCCGTGCTGCATCTTGGGCCGGTTGCGTTGGAAACACGGCCAATGTTCCTCTGGCCCGCAGCGTTTCTCATTGGCGAAGCTCTACTCTTCCTGCTCTATGTGAAGTATGGCAAGTTCCGACATCGCGATTTCATCCTCCGCATGCACACATGGCGTGGTGACGAGCAAGTGCTGGACGTGGGCTGCGGCCGGGGTCTTCTGCTTGCAGGTGCTGCGAAGAAGCTCACCACAGGCCATGCCACCGGTATCGACATCTGGTCGACCGAAGACATGGGCGGCAATGCGGAAGCTGCCACGCTGCACAACCTGCAACTCGAAGGCATCGCCGACCGCTGCACGCTGGTCAGCGTACCCGCACAGGACATAACCTTCCCGAAGGAAAGCTTCGACGTCATCGTGTCGAACCTCTGCCTGCACAACATCTATAGCAAGTCGCACCGCACCTACGCACTGAACCACATTGTGCGCGTGTTGAAGCCCGGCGGCATTGCGCTCATCAGCGACTACAAACTCACCAGCGAATACGCAGATTACTTCCACCGCAACGGGCTGGAAGTCACAGCAAAGCGCGGCAGCTTCCTCACCACGTTCCCTCCACTCAAAGTCGTCATCGCTAGAAAGCCCGCGTAA